The Anabaena sp. WA102 genome contains a region encoding:
- a CDS encoding sucrose synthase — MYKLAQTIVNSDEKNALGEFILGLGNNHKRYFLRNEILQAFADYCHQFQKPAYFYHSSSLGTFIQYTHEIILDSENTWFVLRPKIASQEVWLLTADLTKFDLMTPKALLDVSDRLVNRYQPHILEIDLHPFYPAAPKISDSRNIGQGLTVLNHYFCNQSLTDPEYWIDALFQSLQRLEYNGISLLISNHIHSGLQLTKQIKLALEFVSHLSPDTPYIKFGFHLQSLGLEPGWGNNAARVRETLELLEKLMDNPEAAILETFVSRICAVFRVVLISIHGWVAQEDVLGRDETLGQVIYVLEQARSLENKMRAEIELAGLDTLGIKPHIIILTRLIPNCEGTFCNLPLEKVDGTENAWILRVPFVESQPEITNNWISKFEIWPYLEKFALAAETELLKQFQGKPNLIIGNYSDGNLVAFILSRKMKVTQCNIAHSLEKPKFLFSNLYWQDLESQYHFSAQFTADLISMNAADFIITSSYQEIVGTPDTMGQYESYKCFTMPNLYHVIDGIDLFSPKFNMVPPGVSENIFFPYNETTNRESHRRQHIQNLIFQTEHPQILGKLEHPHKKPIFSVSPITSIKNLTGLIECFGKSQELQEQCNLILLTSKLHPDSGTNPEEVQEIEKIHAIIHQYHLHHKIRWLGMRLPLSDIAETYRVIADFQGIYIHFALYESFSRSVLEAMISGLPTFTTQFGGSLEIIENHNKGFNLNPTDLEGTAKTITNFLEKCHNYPEYWLENSQWMIERIRHKYNWNSHTNQLLLLAKMFSFWNFVYPEDNEARDRYMESLFHLLYKPIADNILSEHIHQQK; from the coding sequence ATGTATAAATTAGCGCAAACTATTGTTAACAGTGATGAAAAAAATGCTTTAGGTGAGTTTATCTTAGGATTGGGTAATAATCATAAACGTTACTTTCTAAGAAACGAGATTTTACAAGCCTTTGCAGATTATTGTCACCAATTCCAAAAACCTGCTTATTTTTATCACTCTTCCTCACTAGGAACATTTATTCAGTACACCCATGAAATAATTCTGGATAGTGAAAATACTTGGTTTGTCCTTAGACCAAAAATTGCGAGTCAAGAAGTATGGTTATTAACCGCTGATTTGACCAAGTTTGACTTAATGACACCCAAAGCATTATTAGATGTGAGCGATCGCTTAGTCAACCGTTACCAACCCCACATTTTAGAAATTGATCTTCATCCCTTTTACCCAGCAGCACCAAAAATTAGTGATTCTCGAAATATCGGACAAGGTTTAACCGTTCTCAATCATTATTTTTGTAATCAATCATTGACAGATCCTGAATATTGGATTGACGCATTATTTCAATCACTACAAAGATTAGAATATAATGGCATCAGCCTATTAATTAGTAATCACATTCATTCAGGATTACAACTAACCAAACAAATCAAACTAGCTTTAGAATTTGTTAGTCATTTATCCCCCGATACACCATACATAAAATTTGGTTTTCATCTCCAATCACTCGGCTTAGAACCAGGTTGGGGTAACAATGCAGCCAGAGTTAGAGAAACCTTAGAACTTCTCGAAAAACTCATGGATAATCCCGAAGCTGCTATTTTAGAAACCTTTGTTTCTCGCATTTGTGCAGTTTTCCGCGTCGTCCTCATTTCCATCCATGGTTGGGTTGCACAAGAAGATGTTTTAGGAAGAGATGAAACATTAGGACAGGTTATTTATGTTTTAGAACAAGCCCGCAGTTTAGAAAACAAAATGCGAGCAGAAATTGAACTTGCAGGTTTAGATACATTAGGAATTAAACCCCATATCATTATATTAACCCGACTGATTCCCAATTGCGAAGGCACATTTTGTAACTTACCATTAGAAAAAGTTGATGGTACAGAAAATGCTTGGATTTTGCGCGTTCCTTTTGTAGAATCTCAACCAGAAATTACCAACAACTGGATTTCTAAATTTGAAATTTGGCCTTACTTAGAAAAATTTGCTCTGGCTGCCGAAACAGAACTTTTAAAACAATTTCAAGGCAAGCCAAATCTAATTATTGGTAATTACAGTGATGGTAACTTAGTCGCTTTTATTCTCTCCCGAAAAATGAAAGTTACCCAATGTAATATTGCCCATTCCCTAGAGAAACCTAAGTTTCTATTTAGTAACTTATATTGGCAAGATTTAGAATCACAATATCATTTTTCTGCCCAATTTACCGCTGATTTAATCAGCATGAATGCCGCAGACTTTATCATCACATCGTCCTATCAGGAGATTGTCGGTACACCAGATACAATGGGACAATATGAATCTTATAAATGTTTCACCATGCCCAACTTATATCATGTAATTGATGGCATTGATTTATTTAGTCCTAAATTCAACATGGTTCCCCCAGGAGTTAGTGAAAATATATTTTTTCCCTACAACGAAACAACCAATAGAGAATCCCACCGTCGTCAACATATCCAAAATCTGATTTTTCAGACAGAACACCCACAAATTCTCGGTAAATTAGAACATCCTCATAAAAAACCGATATTTTCTGTTAGTCCTATTACCTCAATCAAAAATCTCACAGGTTTAATTGAATGTTTCGGTAAAAGTCAAGAATTACAAGAACAATGTAACCTAATTTTATTAACCAGTAAACTGCATCCAGATTCAGGAACAAACCCAGAAGAAGTTCAAGAAATAGAAAAAATTCACGCGATTATTCATCAATATCATCTTCACCATAAAATTCGCTGGTTAGGAATGCGTCTTCCTTTAAGCGATATCGCGGAAACCTATCGTGTAATTGCCGATTTTCAAGGAATTTATATTCACTTTGCCCTTTATGAATCCTTTAGCAGAAGTGTTTTAGAAGCAATGATTTCTGGATTACCAACTTTTACAACTCAATTTGGTGGTTCATTAGAAATTATTGAAAATCACAATAAAGGATTTAATCTCAATCCCACAGACCTAGAAGGAACAGCCAAAACAATTACTAATTTCTTAGAAAAATGCCATAATTATCCAGAATATTGGCTAGAAAATTCTCAATGGATGATTGAGCGCATTCGCCATAAATATAACTGGAATTCCCACACAAATCAACTGTTGTTATTAGCCAAAATGTTTAGTTTTTGGAACTTCGTTTATCCCGAAGATAACGAAGCTAGAGATCGTTACATGGAAAGTTTATTTCATCTCCTTTATAAACCTATCGCCGACAATATTTTATCAGAACACATTCATCAGCAAAAATAA
- a CDS encoding alpha/beta hydrolase: MTNYQLPMTNDQLPITNYQLPITNYQLPITNDQLPITNLKSKI; encoded by the coding sequence ATGACCAATTACCAATTACCAATGACCAATGACCAATTACCAATTACCAATTACCAATTACCAATTACCAATTACCAATTACCAATTACCAATGACCAATTACCCATTACCAATCTAAAATCTAAAATCTAA
- a CDS encoding SRPBCC family protein codes for MSELLEHSVQVEVEIPIELAWELWSDLEQMPKWMKWIDSVTISPDNPEISLWKLSTGGLEFAWKSRITKMIPNQIIQWESVDGLPNQGAIRFYDRHEMSVVKMTVSYAIPGLIGKLMDNLFLGKVVESTIQADLERFKEYALNVKTN; via the coding sequence ATGAGTGAATTGTTAGAACACAGCGTCCAAGTAGAAGTAGAAATTCCCATAGAACTAGCATGGGAATTGTGGTCTGACTTAGAGCAAATGCCTAAATGGATGAAATGGATTGATTCGGTGACAATTTCTCCAGATAACCCAGAAATTTCCCTGTGGAAACTAAGTACAGGAGGGTTAGAATTTGCTTGGAAATCCCGAATTACTAAAATGATTCCTAATCAAATTATTCAATGGGAATCGGTTGATGGTTTACCAAATCAAGGGGCTATTCGGTTTTATGATCGTCATGAGATGAGTGTTGTGAAAATGACAGTTTCCTATGCTATTCCTGGATTAATTGGTAAACTTATGGATAACTTATTTTTAGGAAAAGTGGTAGAATCCACAATCCAGGCAGATTTGGAAAGGTTTAAAGAATATGCCTTGAATGTGAAAACCAATTAA
- a CDS encoding alpha/beta hydrolase, which produces MTNYQLPITNYQLPITNYQLPITNYQLPITNYQLPMTNDQ; this is translated from the coding sequence ATGACCAATTACCAATTACCAATTACCAATTACCAATTACCAATTACCAATTACCAATTACCAATTACCAATTACCAATTACCAATTACCAATTACCAATTACCAATGACCAATGACCAATGA
- the zds gene encoding 9,9'-di-cis-zeta-carotene desaturase, with translation MRVAIVGAGLAGLATAVDLVDAGCEVEIFESRPFVGGKVSSWVDGDGNHIEMGLHVFFGCYYNLFELMEKVGAGDNLRLKEHSHTFINKGGQTGALDFRFFTGAPFNGLKAFFTTSQLSLRDKFQNAIALGTSPIVQGLVDFDGAMKTIRKLDKISFSDWFYSHGGSKGSIKRLWNPIAYALGFIDCDHISARCMLTIFQFFAVRTEASILRMLEGSPHEYLHKPIVKYLEERGTKIYTRRQVREIQFAESGEQTQVTGILVAQGDTEEVITADAYLCACDVPGIQRVLPQPWRKWPEFDNIYKLDAVPVATVQLRFDGWVTELQDEEKRGKGGVTPPLQAAGIDNLLYTADADFSCFADLALTSPADYYRPGEGSLLQLVLTPGDPFIKQSNEAIANHVLKQVHELFPSSRDLNMTWYSVVKLAQSLYREAPGMDVYRPDQKTPVPNFFLAGSYTQQDYIDSMEGATVSGKRAAKVILESGKK, from the coding sequence ATGCGCGTTGCAATTGTGGGTGCGGGATTAGCAGGGTTAGCAACTGCTGTAGATTTAGTAGATGCTGGCTGTGAAGTAGAAATTTTCGAGTCTCGTCCGTTTGTGGGGGGTAAAGTTAGCAGTTGGGTAGATGGTGACGGCAACCATATTGAAATGGGGCTGCACGTCTTTTTTGGCTGCTACTACAATTTGTTTGAGTTGATGGAGAAAGTGGGGGCTGGTGATAATTTACGCTTGAAGGAACATAGTCATACTTTTATCAATAAAGGTGGACAAACTGGGGCATTAGATTTTCGCTTTTTCACGGGTGCGCCTTTTAATGGATTAAAGGCGTTTTTTACCACTTCTCAACTTTCGTTACGGGATAAATTCCAAAATGCGATCGCCCTGGGGACTAGCCCAATAGTTCAAGGTTTGGTAGACTTTGATGGGGCAATGAAAACTATTCGCAAATTAGATAAAATCAGTTTTTCCGACTGGTTCTACAGTCACGGAGGCAGTAAAGGCAGCATCAAACGTCTCTGGAATCCTATTGCTTACGCCTTGGGATTTATAGATTGTGATCATATTTCCGCCCGGTGTATGTTGACAATTTTCCAGTTTTTTGCTGTTCGAACAGAAGCTTCAATTCTGCGAATGCTCGAAGGTTCACCTCATGAATATTTACACAAACCTATTGTTAAGTATTTAGAAGAAAGAGGCACAAAAATATACACCCGTCGTCAAGTCAGAGAAATTCAATTTGCTGAGTCTGGAGAACAAACCCAAGTTACAGGGATATTAGTTGCCCAAGGTGATACAGAAGAAGTGATCACTGCTGACGCTTATCTATGTGCTTGTGATGTTCCGGGAATTCAACGAGTTTTACCCCAACCTTGGCGGAAATGGCCAGAATTTGATAACATTTATAAGCTAGATGCTGTCCCCGTCGCTACAGTACAGCTACGTTTTGATGGTTGGGTGACAGAACTACAAGATGAGGAAAAACGGGGTAAAGGCGGAGTGACACCACCCTTACAGGCAGCAGGTATAGATAACTTATTGTATACCGCTGATGCTGATTTTTCCTGTTTTGCTGATTTGGCTTTAACTAGTCCCGCCGATTATTATCGTCCTGGAGAGGGTTCATTGTTACAACTGGTATTGACACCGGGAGATCCTTTCATTAAACAAAGTAATGAAGCGATCGCTAATCACGTCCTCAAACAAGTGCATGAACTATTTCCCTCTTCAAGAGACTTAAACATGACTTGGTACAGTGTCGTCAAACTAGCTCAGTCTTTGTACAGAGAAGCACCAGGAATGGATGTCTATCGTCCTGATCAAAAAACACCTGTTCCTAACTTTTTCCTAGCTGGAAGTTACACACAACAAGATTATATTGACAGTATGGAAGGAGCAACAGTTTCTGGAAAACGTGCGGCTAAAGTAATCCTTGAAAGTGGGAAGAAATAG
- a CDS encoding CopG family transcriptional regulator, which translates to MIMTNKKWAVKRITVNLATQEAEKLEKYCQQTGRPATDVIRELIRSLPQGEDVTGG; encoded by the coding sequence ATGATAATGACAAACAAGAAATGGGCGGTTAAACGCATAACAGTGAATCTAGCTACACAAGAAGCGGAAAAACTAGAAAAATATTGTCAACAGACAGGTAGACCAGCAACAGATGTGATTCGAGAACTGATTAGAAGTCTCCCTCAAGGGGAAGATGTGACAGGAGGGTGA
- the pgmB gene encoding beta-phosphoglucomutase — MDKKDQFRNLSYTDWVLTETQFNPEYLHSRETIFTIGNGYLGTRGTFEEGYPRALSATFINGVYDDVPVVYTELVNCPDWLPLTVIIEGERFRLDQGKTLKYHRKLDLHHGILSRCLRWCSPNGKVIDIHFERFASLADQHIVGQSCQLTPVNFDGLIEIQASVNSYSENQGFNHWEGLDQGKTTQGFWLHSRTRNSRIDFGIAAKINISGNNTDFQINTTPGYPSLNATVISQFQQTITIVKIVSIFTSNEVAEPVAAAKEKLVSLPDYITLIDANAQAWDTVWQQSDIIIEGDITAAFAVRYNLFQLLIAAPRNNHQVSIPAKTLSGFGYHGHIFWDTEIFILPFFTFTQPNLARNLLSYRYHTLPGARRKAAHYGYQGAMFAWESAVTGDEATPRWSLRSDFYAEDIRIWCRDREIHISADIAYAIWYYWQVTEDNEWMRDYGAEIILDTAIFWSSRVEFNPQLECYEIRGVIGADEYHESVHNNCFTNRMVQWHLEKSLFIYNWLHSTFPEVAIKLEQKLQITSEVLTHWRGMIAKILIIHNPETLLIEQCEGFFQLDDINLAACEPREKSIQTILGMEKTNQGQVIKQPDVLMLLYLMRESGDFPYNQSALQINWDYYAPRTDISYGSSLGPAIHAILAADLGKSQEAYECFMQAAMVDLEDKRGNTQDGIHGASAGGIWQAVVFGFGGIQFRENVPVAHPHLPPTWTRLKFKLQWHGKWHEFDLRQELPKAGKTNIRGVIFDLDGVLTDTAEYHYQAWQKLANEEGLFFNREINESLRGVSRHASLMLIIGNREYSEVQIQEMMARKNNYYVELIHNITPADLLPGAVALLAELHEAGIKIAIGSASKNARMVIEKLGIGDRVDVVTDGDTVQAAKPAPDLFLNAANQLGIPPDECVVFEDAAVGITAAKAANMWVVGLGPEERVGDADVVLPSLAGVKWDELIKNLFHAEAQRRRE; from the coding sequence ATGGATAAAAAAGACCAGTTTCGTAACCTTAGCTATACAGACTGGGTATTAACTGAAACCCAGTTTAATCCCGAATATTTGCACAGCCGAGAAACCATTTTCACCATAGGTAATGGCTATTTAGGCACAAGAGGAACATTTGAAGAAGGCTATCCCCGTGCATTATCAGCGACATTTATTAACGGTGTTTACGATGATGTTCCCGTAGTTTACACCGAACTCGTTAACTGTCCAGATTGGCTACCATTAACAGTTATAATTGAGGGAGAACGCTTTCGCCTTGATCAAGGTAAAACCTTAAAATATCACCGTAAACTAGACTTACATCATGGCATTCTCAGTCGTTGCTTACGTTGGTGTAGTCCCAATGGCAAAGTTATAGATATCCATTTTGAACGCTTTGCTAGTTTAGCTGATCAACATATAGTAGGACAAAGTTGCCAACTAACACCAGTAAATTTTGATGGTTTAATTGAAATTCAAGCAAGTGTAAACAGCTATTCAGAAAATCAAGGATTCAATCACTGGGAAGGATTAGATCAAGGTAAAACTACACAAGGATTCTGGTTGCATAGTCGCACTCGTAATAGCCGCATAGATTTCGGTATAGCGGCAAAAATAAATATTTCGGGAAATAACACAGACTTCCAAATTAATACCACTCCTGGTTATCCTAGCCTGAATGCAACGGTGATAAGTCAATTTCAACAGACGATTACTATAGTAAAGATTGTGAGTATTTTCACATCTAATGAAGTTGCAGAACCAGTTGCAGCCGCTAAAGAAAAACTCGTAAGTTTACCAGATTACATAACCTTAATTGATGCCAATGCCCAAGCCTGGGACACAGTTTGGCAACAAAGTGATATTATTATTGAAGGGGATATTACAGCGGCTTTTGCAGTGCGTTACAATCTGTTTCAGTTACTAATTGCTGCACCTAGAAATAATCATCAAGTTAGTATACCAGCAAAAACCCTATCCGGCTTTGGTTATCACGGTCATATCTTTTGGGATACAGAGATTTTTATTCTGCCATTTTTTACCTTTACCCAACCAAATTTAGCCCGTAATTTACTCAGTTACCGTTATCATACTTTACCAGGAGCGCGACGTAAAGCCGCCCATTATGGGTATCAGGGGGCGATGTTTGCTTGGGAAAGTGCGGTAACTGGAGATGAAGCCACACCGCGCTGGTCACTACGAAGTGACTTTTATGCCGAGGATATCCGTATATGGTGTCGTGATCGAGAAATTCATATTAGTGCGGATATTGCTTACGCCATTTGGTATTATTGGCAAGTGACAGAAGATAATGAGTGGATGCGAGATTATGGTGCGGAAATTATTTTAGATACCGCCATTTTCTGGAGTAGTCGAGTTGAATTTAATCCCCAATTAGAATGTTATGAAATTCGTGGAGTTATTGGTGCAGACGAATATCACGAATCAGTCCATAACAATTGTTTTACAAATCGGATGGTTCAATGGCATTTAGAAAAATCTTTATTCATCTATAATTGGTTGCATTCCACTTTCCCAGAAGTAGCTATAAAACTTGAGCAAAAATTACAAATCACCTCCGAAGTCCTCACACATTGGCGAGGAATGATCGCTAAAATTCTCATTATTCACAACCCAGAAACCTTACTAATTGAGCAATGTGAGGGATTTTTTCAACTAGATGATATTAACTTAGCCGCTTGTGAACCGCGAGAAAAATCCATCCAAACTATTTTGGGGATGGAAAAAACCAATCAAGGACAAGTAATTAAACAACCAGATGTATTAATGCTTCTGTATTTGATGCGAGAATCTGGTGATTTTCCCTACAATCAGTCAGCATTACAGATAAATTGGGACTATTACGCTCCCCGCACAGATATTAGTTATGGTTCTTCCTTGGGACCTGCCATTCACGCCATTTTAGCCGCAGATTTGGGCAAATCACAGGAGGCTTACGAATGCTTTATGCAAGCGGCAATGGTAGATTTAGAAGATAAACGCGGAAATACCCAAGATGGGATACATGGCGCTAGTGCTGGAGGCATTTGGCAAGCTGTAGTATTCGGTTTCGGTGGTATTCAATTTCGGGAAAATGTCCCAGTCGCCCATCCTCACTTACCCCCAACTTGGACAAGGCTGAAATTTAAGTTACAGTGGCATGGTAAATGGCACGAGTTTGATTTGCGTCAGGAATTACCAAAGGCAGGAAAAACTAACATCCGGGGCGTGATTTTTGATTTAGATGGCGTGTTGACTGATACCGCAGAATATCATTACCAAGCTTGGCAAAAGTTAGCTAATGAGGAAGGTTTATTTTTTAATCGAGAAATTAATGAATCCTTGCGGGGTGTATCTCGTCACGCTTCTCTGATGTTGATTATTGGTAATAGAGAATATTCAGAAGTGCAAATTCAGGAAATGATGGCTCGGAAAAATAATTATTATGTAGAACTAATTCATAATATTACACCCGCAGATTTATTACCGGGGGCTGTGGCTTTGTTGGCTGAATTGCATGAAGCTGGGATCAAAATCGCCATTGGTTCTGCTAGTAAAAATGCCCGCATGGTGATTGAAAAATTGGGAATTGGTGATAGGGTAGATGTTGTTACTGATGGTGATACTGTCCAAGCTGCCAAACCAGCACCAGATTTATTTCTTAATGCCGCCAACCAGTTAGGAATTCCCCCAGATGAATGTGTGGTTTTTGAAGATGCAGCCGTAGGTATTACAGCCGCTAAAGCAGCAAATATGTGGGTAGTAGGCTTGGGACCAGAGGAGAGGGTAGGGGATGCTGATGTGGTTTTGCCTAGTTTAGCAGGAGTCAAATGGGATGAACTGATTAAGAATTTGTTTCACGCAGAGGCGCAGAGGCGCAGAGAGTAA
- a CDS encoding HetP family heterocyst commitment protein has product MNYQASSAQNDFHSAITPEQFNHIIEAIADGRYSWACVLILRCIDYNPIHYIPQRTYSRLIKENRQGSGTASKPKADI; this is encoded by the coding sequence ATGAACTATCAAGCTTCTTCTGCTCAGAACGATTTTCATAGTGCCATCACTCCCGAACAGTTCAATCATATCATTGAAGCTATTGCTGATGGACGGTATTCTTGGGCTTGTGTGCTGATTTTACGTTGTATTGATTACAATCCAATTCACTATATCCCTCAACGGACTTACAGCCGATTAATTAAAGAAAACCGTCAAGGTTCTGGAACAGCTAGTAAACCAAAAGCAGATATTTGA